The proteins below are encoded in one region of Coffea arabica cultivar ET-39 chromosome 4c, Coffea Arabica ET-39 HiFi, whole genome shotgun sequence:
- the LOC113739538 gene encoding transcription factor bHLH162-like → MEINNVNDASTKIDRKTVERNRRIRMKGLIHELTSLVPPQHFVPSKELLSQRDQIDQVAAYIMQLRERVENLKKSKELVKSKVETKGTKSRNSAIPGSSIPIVKIREIGSNLEVVLVTGSTKNFALHEVILILEEQGVEVVSISISTMDDKICHILHAQVKVSRLGVDTSTIYDKLQKLFNYDTWFGRSKMKENGVINLKGNEN, encoded by the exons ATGGAGATTAATAATGTTAATGATGCTTCAACAAAGATTGACAGGAAAACTGTTGAGAGGAACAGAAGAATTCGCATGAAAGGTCTCATTCATGAGCTTACATCCCTTGTTCCTCCTCAGCATTTTGTTCCATCCAAG GAACTGCTTTCTCAACGAGACCAGATTGATCAAGTTGCTGCTTATATCATGCAATTAAGAGAGAGAGTAGAGAATCTGAAGAAGTCTAAAGAGCTAGTAAAGAGCAAAGTCGAAACAAAGGGTACAAAAAGCAGAAATTCAGCTATTCCGGGATCAAGTATTCCAATTGTGAAAATCAGAGAAATTGGTTCAAACTTGGAAGTGGTTTTAGTAACTGGTTCAACGAAGAACTTTGCTTTACATGAAGTCATCCTAATTCTTGAAGAACAAGGTGTAGAAGTAGTTAGCATTAGCATTTCTACAATGGACGATAAAATCTGTCACATACTGCACGCTCAG GTTAAAGTTTCCAGACTTGGCGTAGATACATCGACAATTTACGATAAATTGCAGAAGTTATTTAATTATGACACTTGGTTTGGGAGAagcaaaatgaaggaaaacGGAGTTATTAATTTGAAGGGTAAtgaaaactaa